One window from the genome of Trabulsiella odontotermitis encodes:
- a CDS encoding 7-cyano-7-deazaguanine/7-aminomethyl-7-deazaguanine transporter — MRTFSVMQRKNALIWLSLFHLLVITSSNYLVQLPITIFGFHTTWGAFSFPFIFLATDLTVRIFGAPLARRIIFAVMVPALLISYVVSALFYMGEWQGFAALGTFNLFVARIATASFMAYALGQILDVHVFNRLRQSRHWWLAPTASTLFGNISDTLAFFFIAFWRSTDPFMAAHWVEIALVDYSFKVLISLIFFLPMYGVLLNMLLKRLTDKSELSPLQAG, encoded by the coding sequence ATGAGAACGTTTTCTGTAATGCAGCGTAAAAACGCGCTGATCTGGCTTTCGCTATTTCACCTGCTGGTGATCACCTCCAGTAACTATCTGGTTCAGTTGCCAATCACCATTTTTGGTTTTCACACCACCTGGGGCGCGTTCAGCTTTCCTTTCATCTTTCTTGCCACCGATTTGACTGTGCGCATTTTTGGCGCGCCGCTGGCCCGACGCATTATTTTTGCCGTGATGGTGCCTGCGCTGCTGATTTCCTACGTGGTTTCGGCGCTGTTTTACATGGGCGAATGGCAGGGTTTTGCTGCGCTCGGCACCTTCAACCTGTTTGTGGCACGTATCGCTACCGCCAGTTTTATGGCCTATGCGCTGGGGCAAATTCTTGACGTTCATGTCTTTAACCGCTTGCGTCAGAGCCGCCACTGGTGGCTGGCGCCGACTGCCTCAACGCTGTTCGGCAACATCAGCGACACGCTCGCTTTCTTCTTTATCGCTTTCTGGCGCAGCACGGATCCCTTTATGGCGGCGCACTGGGTGGAAATCGCGCTGGTGGACTACAGCTTCAAGGTGCTTATCAGCCTGATTTTCTTCCTGCCGATGTACGGCGTTCTGCTGAATATGCTATTGAAAAGGCTGACAGATAAATCTGAATTGTCACCATTGCAAGCGGGGTAA
- the tusA gene encoding sulfurtransferase TusA — MTDSFSSPDHTLDAQGLRCPEPVMMVRKTVRTMQIGETLLIIADDPATTRDIPGFCRFMEHELVAQQTDALPYRYLLRKGH; from the coding sequence ATGACCGATTCGTTCTCCAGCCCTGATCACACGCTTGATGCGCAAGGGCTCCGCTGTCCTGAACCTGTGATGATGGTGCGTAAAACCGTGCGTACGATGCAGATCGGCGAAACGCTGCTGATTATTGCCGACGATCCGGCCACAACGCGTGATATTCCTGGCTTTTGTCGCTTTATGGAGCACGAACTGGTGGCGCAGCAGACCGACGCGTTACCGTATCGTTATCTGCTGCGCAAAGGTCACTGA
- the zntA gene encoding Zn(II)/Cd(II)/Pb(II) translocating P-type ATPase ZntA codes for MSTSESDGKKAPQFTSFKIAPVVEKANECCCDGSCDTPAPVAETPTTGTRYSWVVDGMDCAACARKVETAVRQVSGVSQVQVVFATEKLLVDASGDVRSRVENAVTRAGYSLRTENTPPAPAPSRLQENLPLILLIVMMAISWGLAQFNHPLGNIAFIATTLVGLYPIARQALRLMKSGSWFAIETLMSVAAIGALFIGATAEAAMVLLLFLIGERLEGWAASRARQGVSALMALKPETAIRLRDGQRETVDQSALRPGDVIEVAAGGRLPADGKLISPFASFDESALTGESVPVERAAGDSVAAGATSVDRLVQLEVISEPGDSAIDRILRLIEEAEEKRAPIERFIDRFSRIYTPAIMAVALLVAIVPPLFFAAGWLPWIYKGLTLLLIGCPCALVISTPAAITSGLAAAARRGALIKGGAALEQLGRIRHVAFDKTGTLTVGKPRVTTIVTTNNINENDLLTLAAAVEQGSSHPLAQAIVQEALQRQLVLPLAANQRALAGSGIEAEVNGGRVLICAAGKFPAGEYEERIQALESAGQTVVMVSRDNTLLGILAMRDTLRDDARDAVDALHQLGVQGVILTGDNPRAAAAIAGELGIDFRAGLLPADKVTAVTALNANAPLAMVGDGINDAPAMKAATIGIAMGSGTDVALETADAALTHNRLTGLAQMISLARATHANIRQNITIALGLKAIFLVTTLLGITGLWLAVLADTGATVLVTANALRLLRDK; via the coding sequence ATGTCGACTTCAGAATCAGACGGCAAAAAGGCCCCACAATTCACGTCATTCAAAATCGCGCCGGTCGTCGAAAAAGCGAATGAGTGCTGCTGCGACGGCAGTTGCGATACCCCGGCGCCAGTAGCAGAAACGCCCACCACTGGCACCCGCTACAGCTGGGTGGTTGACGGAATGGACTGCGCTGCCTGTGCGCGCAAAGTCGAAACGGCAGTGCGCCAGGTCAGCGGCGTCAGCCAGGTTCAGGTGGTGTTTGCCACTGAAAAACTGCTGGTCGATGCCAGCGGCGACGTCCGTTCGCGGGTGGAAAACGCCGTGACCCGCGCGGGGTATTCGCTGCGCACCGAAAACACGCCTCCGGCGCCTGCACCGTCTCGTTTACAGGAAAACCTGCCGCTGATCCTGCTCATCGTGATGATGGCCATCAGTTGGGGTCTTGCGCAGTTCAATCATCCGCTGGGCAACATCGCCTTTATCGCCACCACACTGGTCGGGTTGTACCCCATCGCCCGTCAGGCGTTGCGCCTGATGAAGAGTGGCAGCTGGTTTGCCATTGAAACGCTGATGAGCGTGGCGGCCATCGGCGCGCTGTTTATCGGCGCGACGGCAGAAGCGGCGATGGTGCTGCTGCTGTTTTTAATCGGTGAGCGGCTTGAAGGCTGGGCAGCAAGCCGGGCGCGTCAGGGCGTCAGCGCGCTGATGGCACTGAAACCCGAAACCGCGATCCGCCTGCGTGACGGTCAGCGGGAAACCGTCGACCAGAGCGCGCTGCGCCCGGGTGACGTCATTGAAGTCGCGGCAGGTGGGCGTCTGCCCGCTGACGGTAAACTGATCTCGCCCTTCGCCAGTTTTGATGAAAGCGCATTAACCGGTGAATCGGTGCCGGTAGAGCGCGCCGCAGGCGACAGCGTGGCGGCCGGGGCGACCAGTGTCGACCGTCTTGTGCAGCTTGAAGTGATCTCCGAACCCGGCGACAGCGCCATCGACCGTATTCTGCGTCTGATTGAAGAAGCCGAAGAGAAACGCGCGCCCATTGAGCGCTTTATTGACCGCTTCAGCCGGATTTATACCCCGGCGATCATGGCCGTTGCCTTGCTGGTCGCTATTGTGCCGCCGCTGTTTTTCGCCGCTGGCTGGTTGCCGTGGATCTACAAAGGGTTAACGCTGCTGCTGATTGGTTGCCCGTGTGCGCTGGTGATCTCCACGCCGGCGGCTATCACTTCCGGTCTCGCTGCCGCCGCAAGACGCGGGGCGCTGATCAAAGGCGGCGCGGCGCTGGAACAGTTGGGCCGCATCAGACATGTCGCGTTTGATAAAACCGGGACGCTGACAGTGGGCAAACCGCGCGTCACCACTATCGTCACAACGAACAATATCAATGAAAACGATCTGCTGACGCTGGCGGCCGCAGTGGAACAGGGTTCCAGCCATCCGCTGGCGCAGGCGATTGTGCAGGAAGCGCTGCAACGCCAGTTGGTGCTGCCACTTGCCGCCAACCAGCGCGCACTGGCAGGCTCCGGGATTGAAGCGGAGGTCAATGGTGGGCGCGTGTTGATTTGTGCCGCGGGCAAGTTCCCGGCAGGTGAATATGAAGAACGCATTCAGGCACTGGAAAGCGCCGGGCAGACGGTAGTGATGGTTTCTCGCGACAACACGCTGTTGGGTATTCTGGCGATGCGCGATACGCTGCGCGATGACGCCCGTGACGCGGTGGATGCGCTGCATCAGCTTGGCGTGCAAGGGGTGATCCTGACCGGCGATAATCCGCGCGCAGCGGCGGCGATTGCCGGTGAGTTGGGGATCGATTTCCGCGCCGGACTGCTGCCCGCCGATAAAGTCACCGCGGTGACGGCGCTGAACGCCAACGCGCCACTGGCGATGGTCGGCGACGGTATTAACGACGCCCCGGCGATGAAAGCCGCAACCATTGGTATTGCAATGGGCAGCGGCACCGACGTGGCGCTGGAAACTGCCGATGCCGCATTGACGCATAACCGCCTGACCGGGCTGGCGCAAATGATTAGTCTCGCCCGCGCCACCCACGCCAATATTCGTCAGAACATCACGATAGCACTGGGGCTGAAAGCGATTTTCCTCGTCACGACGTTACTGGGGATCACCGGGTTGTGGCTGGCGGTGCTGGCGGATACCGGCGCGACGGTACTGGTGACCGCCAACGCGCTGAGATTATTAAGGGATAAATAA
- a CDS encoding lysoplasmalogenase translates to MLWSFIAVCLSGWLYVDASYRGPVWQRWVFKPVTLILLLLLALQAPMFDTISYLVLAGLCASLVGDALTLLPRQRLLYAIGAFFLSHLLYTIYFASQMTLSFFWPLPLALIIIGALLIAVIWTRLEEFRVPVLTFIAMTLVMVWIAGELWFLRPTSPALSGFLGAGLLLVGNIVWMVSHYRHRFKADSAIAAACYFAGHFLIVRSLYL, encoded by the coding sequence ATGCTTTGGTCGTTTATTGCTGTCTGTTTATCCGGCTGGTTGTACGTCGATGCGTCGTATCGCGGCCCCGTCTGGCAACGCTGGGTATTCAAACCCGTCACCCTGATCCTGCTTCTGCTGCTGGCGCTGCAGGCGCCGATGTTCGACACCATCAGCTATCTGGTGCTGGCGGGCCTGTGTGCTTCACTGGTGGGCGATGCGTTAACGCTGCTGCCCCGTCAGCGGCTGCTGTACGCCATCGGCGCGTTTTTCCTGTCGCACCTGTTGTATACCATCTATTTTGCCAGCCAGATGACGCTCTCTTTCTTCTGGCCGTTGCCGCTGGCGCTTATCATCATCGGCGCGCTGCTGATTGCGGTGATCTGGACCCGACTGGAAGAGTTCCGTGTACCAGTGCTGACGTTTATCGCGATGACCCTGGTAATGGTGTGGATTGCGGGCGAGCTGTGGTTCCTGCGGCCCACCAGCCCGGCGCTGTCCGGTTTCCTGGGGGCCGGATTGTTGCTGGTGGGCAATATCGTCTGGATGGTCAGTCATTACCGCCATCGGTTCAAAGCGGACAGCGCGATTGCCGCCGCTTGCTACTTTGCCGGGCACTTCCTGATTGTTCGTTCGCTTTATCTGTAA
- a CDS encoding DUF2500 domain-containing protein, translating to MSKMPLFFVVVVAIIVVAASFRYVQQRREKMDNDAAPLMQKRVVVSNKREKVLDDRRSRQQIVAPAGSSMRYDVSFKPENGGLEMTFRLNEKQYHQLTVGDKGTLSYKGSRFEGFTAED from the coding sequence ATGAGTAAAATGCCGCTGTTTTTTGTCGTGGTGGTGGCGATTATCGTCGTTGCCGCGTCGTTTCGTTACGTCCAGCAGCGTCGTGAAAAGATGGATAACGACGCCGCGCCGCTAATGCAAAAGCGGGTGGTGGTGAGCAACAAGCGAGAGAAGGTGCTGGACGATCGCCGTTCACGCCAGCAGATTGTCGCCCCGGCGGGCAGCAGTATGCGTTATGACGTCAGCTTTAAACCGGAAAACGGCGGGCTGGAGATGACGTTCCGCCTGAACGAAAAACAGTACCACCAGTTGACCGTGGGCGATAAGGGAACGCTGAGTTACAAAGGGTCAAGGTTTGAGGGATTTACTGCAGAAGATTGA
- a CDS encoding DUF1145 family protein, which translates to MLINIGRLLMLFVWAFLLLNLVQPFPRPLNIFVNVALVFMVLMHGMQMALLKTTLPKDGPQMTTWEKVRIFLFGVFELLVWQKKFKAQIKK; encoded by the coding sequence ATGCTGATTAATATAGGACGCCTGCTGATGCTGTTTGTCTGGGCGTTTCTGCTACTGAATCTGGTGCAGCCGTTTCCGCGTCCGCTGAATATTTTTGTTAATGTCGCGCTGGTATTTATGGTGCTGATGCACGGCATGCAAATGGCGCTGCTGAAAACGACGCTGCCGAAAGACGGCCCGCAAATGACCACCTGGGAAAAAGTCCGTATTTTCCTCTTTGGGGTGTTTGAGTTGCTGGTGTGGCAGAAAAAATTTAAGGCACAGATAAAGAAATAA
- the rsmD gene encoding 16S rRNA (guanine(966)-N(2))-methyltransferase: protein MKKPNHAGSGQIRIIGGQWRGRKLPVPDSPGLRPTTDRVRETLFNWLAPHMVDARCLDCFAGSGALGLEALSRYAASATLLEMDRDVSRQLQKNLATLKAANARVVNTNSLTFLAQPGTPHDVVFIDPPFRKGLLEETLHLLESNGWLADDALIYVESEVENGLPPVPASWDLHREKVAGQVAYRLYHRETQGENDAD from the coding sequence ATGAAGAAACCTAATCACGCGGGCAGCGGCCAGATCCGCATTATCGGCGGGCAATGGCGCGGTCGAAAGCTACCGGTGCCTGACAGCCCCGGTCTGCGCCCAACGACCGACCGGGTCCGCGAAACCTTGTTTAACTGGCTGGCGCCGCATATGGTCGATGCACGTTGTCTCGACTGCTTTGCCGGTAGCGGCGCGCTGGGGCTTGAAGCCCTCTCCCGCTATGCTGCCAGCGCCACACTACTGGAAATGGATCGCGACGTTTCCCGGCAATTACAGAAAAATCTTGCCACACTGAAAGCAGCCAACGCCCGGGTCGTGAATACCAATTCGCTGACTTTTCTGGCGCAGCCTGGCACACCGCACGATGTCGTGTTTATCGATCCGCCGTTCCGTAAAGGGTTGCTGGAGGAGACGCTGCATCTGCTGGAAAGCAACGGCTGGCTGGCTGATGACGCGCTGATTTATGTCGAAAGTGAAGTAGAAAACGGTTTACCGCCGGTGCCCGCCAGCTGGGATTTGCATCGGGAAAAAGTGGCGGGACAGGTCGCTTACCGTTTGTATCATCGGGAAACGCAAGGAGAAAACGATGCTGATTAA
- the ftsY gene encoding signal recognition particle-docking protein FtsY codes for MAKEKKRGLFSWLGLGQKEQAQETDVEQQADEQQAIAEEQQEETTVEPAVEDVAEVIEDEPAPEAAIAHEELPLPEDDEPVISDDELEVQALAAADAAENAIDGEADAEPVAGVTPQEQEKPTKEGFFSRLKRSLLKTKENLGSGFISLFRGKKIDDDLFDELEEQLLIADVGVETTRKIITNLTEGASSKQLRDAEALYGLLKDEMGDILAKVDEPLNIEGKTPFVILMVGVNGVGKTTTIGKLARQFEQQGKSVMLAAGDTFRAAAVEQLQVWGQRNNIPVIAQHTGADSASVIFDAIQAAKARNIDVLIADTAGRLQNKSHLMEELKKIVRVMKKLDEEAPHEVMLTIDASTGQNAISQAKLFHEAVGLTGITLTKLDGTAKGGVIFSVADQFGIPIRYIGVGERIEDLRPFNAGDFIEALFARED; via the coding sequence ATGGCAAAAGAGAAAAAACGTGGCCTGTTTTCCTGGCTGGGTCTTGGCCAGAAAGAGCAGGCGCAGGAAACCGACGTTGAACAGCAGGCAGACGAACAACAGGCGATAGCGGAAGAACAGCAAGAAGAAACGACTGTTGAGCCTGCGGTTGAGGATGTTGCTGAGGTTATCGAAGACGAACCGGCGCCAGAGGCCGCGATCGCGCATGAAGAACTGCCGTTGCCGGAAGACGACGAACCGGTGATTTCGGACGACGAACTGGAAGTGCAGGCGCTGGCGGCGGCCGACGCGGCGGAAAACGCCATTGATGGTGAAGCTGACGCTGAGCCGGTCGCGGGCGTCACTCCGCAGGAGCAGGAAAAACCCACCAAAGAGGGCTTTTTCTCGCGCCTGAAGCGCAGTCTGTTAAAGACCAAAGAAAATCTCGGTTCCGGATTTATCAGCCTGTTCCGCGGCAAGAAAATCGACGATGATCTGTTTGATGAGCTGGAAGAACAACTGCTGATTGCGGATGTCGGCGTGGAAACAACCCGTAAGATCATCACCAATCTGACGGAAGGTGCGAGCAGCAAACAACTGCGCGATGCCGAAGCGCTGTACGGTCTGCTGAAAGATGAGATGGGCGATATCCTCGCAAAAGTGGATGAACCACTTAATATTGAAGGCAAAACACCGTTTGTTATTCTGATGGTTGGCGTTAACGGCGTGGGTAAAACCACCACCATCGGTAAACTGGCGCGCCAGTTTGAGCAGCAGGGTAAATCGGTGATGCTCGCGGCGGGTGATACCTTCCGTGCTGCCGCAGTTGAGCAGTTGCAGGTGTGGGGCCAGCGCAACAATATACCGGTGATTGCGCAGCATACCGGCGCTGATTCTGCCTCGGTGATTTTCGACGCCATTCAGGCGGCGAAAGCGCGCAACATTGATGTGCTGATCGCCGATACCGCTGGGCGTTTGCAGAACAAATCGCACCTGATGGAAGAGCTGAAGAAGATCGTCCGGGTGATGAAAAAACTCGACGAAGAGGCGCCGCACGAGGTGATGCTGACCATCGACGCCAGTACCGGGCAGAACGCCATTAGCCAGGCGAAACTGTTCCACGAAGCGGTTGGCCTGACCGGGATCACGCTGACCAAGCTTGACGGCACCGCGAAGGGCGGGGTGATCTTCTCCGTTGCCGATCAGTTCGGCATTCCGATCCGCTATATCGGCGTCGGCGAACGTATAGAGGACTTACGTCCGTTTAATGCGGGCGATTTTATTGAGGCACTTTTTGCCCGAGAGGACTAA
- the ftsE gene encoding cell division ATP-binding protein FtsE produces the protein MIRFEHVSKAYLGGRQALQGVTFHLQPGEMAFLTGHSGAGKSTLLKLICGIERPSAGKILFSGHDITRLKNREVPFLRRQIGMIFQDHHLLMDRTVYDNVAIPLIIAGASGDDIRRRVSAALDKVGLLDKAKSLPIQLSGGEQQRVGIARAVVNKPAVLLADEPTGNLDEVLSEGILRLFEEFNRVGVTVLMATHDLGLISSRSYRMLTLSDGHLHGGQGE, from the coding sequence ATGATTCGCTTTGAACATGTCAGCAAGGCCTATCTCGGTGGGAGACAAGCGTTGCAGGGGGTCACATTCCACCTGCAACCGGGCGAGATGGCGTTCCTGACCGGCCATTCCGGCGCGGGGAAAAGTACACTGCTCAAGCTGATCTGCGGGATTGAGCGTCCGAGCGCCGGAAAAATCTTGTTTAGCGGCCACGACATCACGCGGCTGAAAAACCGCGAAGTGCCGTTTCTGCGTCGTCAGATCGGCATGATATTCCAGGATCACCATTTGCTGATGGACAGAACCGTCTACGACAACGTGGCGATCCCGCTGATCATCGCTGGCGCCAGCGGTGATGACATCCGTCGTCGCGTGTCGGCGGCGCTGGACAAAGTCGGACTGCTTGATAAAGCGAAAAGTCTCCCGATTCAGCTTTCCGGCGGTGAGCAACAGCGCGTGGGCATTGCCCGTGCGGTGGTGAATAAACCGGCCGTCCTGCTGGCGGATGAACCTACCGGTAACCTGGATGAGGTATTGTCGGAAGGCATTTTGCGCCTGTTTGAAGAGTTCAACCGCGTGGGGGTTACTGTGCTGATGGCGACGCATGATCTGGGGCTGATCTCCAGTCGTTCCTATCGCATGCTGACGCTGAGCGACGGGCATTTGCATGGAGGCCAGGGTGAATAA
- the ftsX gene encoding permease-like cell division protein FtsX: MNKREAMNHIRRFSNRFDRVRSSGSGQGDSNRNAPKRTRASTKPNSRKTNVFNEQVRYAWQGALQDLKSTPLATFLTVMVIAISLTLPSVCYMVYKNVNSAAAQYYPSPQITVYLEKTLDDDAAAQVVAQLQAEQGVEKVNYLSREEALGEFRNWSGFGGALDMLEENPLPAVAVVIPKLDFQGTESLNTLRDRVSRVHGVDEVRMDDSWFARLASLTGLVGRVSAMIGVLMVAAVFLVIGNSVRLSIFARRDTINVQKLIGATDGFILRPFLYGGALLGFSGAFLSLILSEILVMRLSSAVTEVAKVFGTQFELSGLSFDECLLLLLVSAMIGWVAAWLATVQHLRHFTPE; the protein is encoded by the coding sequence GTGAATAAACGCGAGGCAATGAATCATATCCGGCGGTTCAGCAATCGTTTTGACCGCGTTCGCTCGTCTGGCAGCGGGCAGGGCGATAGCAACCGCAATGCGCCAAAGCGCACCAGGGCGTCGACGAAACCCAACTCCCGTAAAACCAACGTCTTTAATGAACAAGTGCGCTATGCCTGGCAGGGCGCGTTACAGGATCTAAAAAGCACGCCGCTGGCGACGTTCCTGACGGTGATGGTTATCGCCATCTCCCTGACGTTGCCGAGCGTCTGCTACATGGTCTACAAAAACGTCAACAGCGCGGCGGCGCAGTATTATCCGTCACCGCAGATCACCGTGTATCTGGAAAAAACACTGGATGACGACGCCGCCGCGCAGGTGGTGGCGCAGCTCCAGGCCGAGCAGGGCGTGGAGAAGGTGAACTATCTGTCGCGAGAAGAAGCGCTGGGCGAGTTCCGCAACTGGTCAGGCTTTGGTGGCGCGCTGGATATGCTGGAAGAAAACCCGCTGCCTGCTGTTGCGGTGGTGATCCCGAAACTGGATTTTCAGGGGACTGAGTCACTGAACACGCTGCGCGATCGCGTGTCGCGCGTTCACGGCGTGGACGAAGTGCGAATGGATGACAGCTGGTTCGCGCGTCTGGCATCGTTAACCGGTCTGGTGGGGCGCGTGTCGGCGATGATCGGCGTGTTGATGGTGGCGGCGGTCTTCCTCGTCATCGGTAACAGCGTGCGTCTGAGTATCTTCGCCCGTCGAGACACCATCAACGTACAGAAGCTGATTGGCGCAACAGATGGGTTTATCCTGCGGCCGTTCCTCTACGGCGGTGCGCTGTTGGGTTTCTCCGGCGCGTTTTTGTCCCTCATTTTGTCTGAAATTCTGGTGATGCGGCTGTCGTCGGCGGTAACCGAAGTGGCCAAAGTGTTTGGCACCCAGTTCGAGCTGAGCGGCCTGTCATTCGATGAATGCCTGCTGTTGCTGCTGGTCAGTGCGATGATTGGCTGGGTGGCGGCTTGGCTGGCCACCGTACAACATTTACGCCACTTTACGCCGGAATAA
- the rpoH gene encoding RNA polymerase sigma factor RpoH, with amino-acid sequence MTKEMQNLALAPVGNLESYIRAANAWPMLSADEERALAERLHYQGDLEAAKTLILSHLRFVVHVARNYAGYGLPQADLIQEGNIGLMKAVRRFNPEVGVRLVSFAVHWIKAEIHEYVLRNWRIVKVATTKAQRKLFFNLRKTKQRLGWFNQDEVEMVARELGVSSKDVREMESRMAAQDMTFDMSSDDESDSQPMAPVLYLQDKSSNFADGIEEDNWEDQAANKLTHAMEGLDARSQDIIRARWLDEDNKSTLQELADRYGVSAERVRQLEKNAMKKLRAAIEA; translated from the coding sequence ATGACCAAAGAAATGCAAAATTTAGCTTTAGCCCCTGTTGGTAACCTGGAATCTTATATCCGGGCTGCGAACGCATGGCCGATGTTGTCGGCTGATGAAGAACGGGCACTGGCTGAAAGGCTGCATTACCAGGGCGATCTGGAAGCAGCTAAAACGCTGATCCTGTCTCACCTGCGCTTTGTTGTTCACGTTGCTCGTAATTATGCGGGCTACGGCCTGCCGCAGGCTGACCTGATCCAGGAAGGCAACATCGGTCTGATGAAGGCTGTGCGTCGCTTCAACCCGGAAGTGGGTGTGCGTCTGGTCTCCTTCGCGGTTCACTGGATCAAAGCAGAAATTCACGAATACGTGCTGCGTAACTGGCGTATCGTGAAGGTCGCCACCACCAAAGCACAGCGTAAGCTGTTCTTTAACCTGCGCAAAACCAAGCAGCGTCTGGGCTGGTTTAACCAGGACGAAGTGGAAATGGTTGCTCGCGAGCTGGGCGTTTCCAGCAAAGACGTGCGTGAAATGGAATCGCGTATGGCGGCACAGGACATGACCTTTGACATGTCGTCGGACGACGAGTCCGACAGCCAGCCGATGGCACCGGTACTCTATCTACAGGATAAATCTTCTAACTTTGCAGACGGCATTGAAGAAGATAACTGGGAAGATCAGGCTGCCAACAAACTGACCCACGCGATGGAAGGTCTCGACGCGCGTAGCCAGGATATCATCCGCGCCCGCTGGCTGGACGAAGACAACAAGTCCACGCTGCAGGAGCTGGCCGATCGCTACGGTGTTTCCGCCGAGCGCGTGCGACAGCTTGAAAAGAACGCGATGAAAAAACTGCGCGCTGCGATCGAAGCGTAA
- a CDS encoding PLP-dependent aminotransferase family protein, whose product MRSLVCDLLQLRMDEQREGKLHKKLYNAIRLSILDGSLPPQSRLPPSRDLAAQLTLSRNTVLTVYEQLGAEGYLVSWSGSGTFVAQTVPDSLLFASQPCAEGNRKTRSVTFSQRGQRLLEHSSASPRQWGAFLPGIPDVSEFPHTLLRKIHHRLSRKPLPMQFSYSPSGGSPALQQALMEYLRVARSVRCTPDQILITEGIHQAIDLVSRMLCNPGDHAWIEEPAYWGIRNVLQMNGVELQAITVDKSGMNPPEDVETPPRLIFVTPSHQYPLGCVMSLERRQRLLTLAHQTGSWIVEDDYDSEFRFSGQPIPALQGLVEDAPVIYTGTFSKTMWPGLRLGYVVLPQVLAQTLKTAHAELYRGGRLLDQATLAEFIAEGHYTAHIRRMRLLYARRRQRLAGLIVAYLGKEALSDFNDNAGLHLVLKLDDGCDDVAIARTANEKGVLVRPLSRYYLKKTARRGLLMGFAAMKEEEMEGAFKVLLSCIK is encoded by the coding sequence TTGCGTTCTTTAGTGTGCGATCTCCTGCAACTGCGGATGGATGAGCAGCGCGAAGGTAAGCTGCATAAAAAGCTGTATAACGCGATCCGCCTGTCGATTCTTGATGGCAGTCTGCCGCCGCAGAGCCGTTTACCGCCGTCGCGCGATCTCGCCGCGCAGCTTACGCTTTCACGAAACACGGTCCTCACCGTCTACGAACAGCTGGGCGCCGAAGGCTATCTTGTTTCCTGGTCCGGCAGCGGCACCTTTGTGGCGCAGACGGTGCCAGACAGCCTGCTGTTTGCCTCTCAGCCCTGTGCTGAGGGCAACCGAAAAACACGGAGCGTGACATTCTCGCAACGCGGTCAGCGCCTTCTTGAGCATAGCAGTGCCAGCCCGCGTCAGTGGGGCGCATTTCTGCCCGGCATTCCCGACGTCAGCGAGTTCCCGCATACGCTGTTGCGTAAAATTCATCATCGCCTCAGCCGTAAACCGCTGCCAATGCAGTTTTCTTATAGTCCATCCGGCGGCAGCCCGGCGCTACAACAGGCGCTAATGGAATATCTGCGCGTGGCGCGCTCGGTACGCTGTACGCCGGATCAAATCCTCATCACCGAAGGCATTCATCAGGCTATCGATCTGGTATCGCGTATGTTGTGTAACCCAGGCGATCACGCCTGGATTGAAGAGCCTGCCTACTGGGGCATCCGCAATGTGCTACAGATGAATGGCGTAGAGCTGCAGGCAATTACGGTCGATAAAAGCGGTATGAACCCACCCGAGGACGTTGAAACGCCGCCCCGGCTGATATTCGTCACTCCCTCGCACCAGTATCCGCTCGGCTGCGTCATGAGCCTGGAGCGCCGCCAGCGTTTGCTCACGCTCGCCCACCAGACCGGTAGCTGGATTGTTGAAGATGATTACGACAGCGAGTTTCGCTTTTCCGGCCAGCCCATCCCGGCGTTGCAGGGGTTAGTGGAGGACGCGCCGGTCATTTACACCGGGACGTTCAGTAAAACGATGTGGCCCGGTCTGCGCCTGGGGTATGTCGTGTTGCCGCAGGTACTGGCGCAAACACTGAAAACCGCCCATGCAGAACTGTATCGTGGCGGGAGATTGCTGGATCAGGCCACGCTGGCGGAGTTTATCGCCGAAGGGCATTACACCGCCCACATCCGCCGTATGCGCCTGCTCTACGCCCGCCGCCGCCAGCGGCTGGCAGGATTGATTGTGGCGTATCTGGGGAAAGAGGCGCTCAGCGACTTCAACGACAACGCCGGTTTGCACCTGGTGCTGAAGCTCGACGACGGTTGCGACGACGTGGCGATTGCCCGCACGGCGAATGAAAAGGGCGTACTGGTGCGTCCGCTCTCACGCTACTACCTGAAAAAAACGGCGAGGCGCGGTTTGCTGATGGGGTTTGCGGCGATGAAAGAAGAAGAGATGGAAGGCGCGTTTAAAGTATTGCTGAGCTGTATAAAATAA